One region of Quercus lobata isolate SW786 chromosome 2, ValleyOak3.0 Primary Assembly, whole genome shotgun sequence genomic DNA includes:
- the LOC115975951 gene encoding DELLA protein GAI-like, which produces MNKRNHGETSSGGGFGVKGSGECSSSSSSVKAKMWDEEQDASGGMDELLAVLGYKVKASEMANVAEKLEQLEMVMGTTPNLSCDSTVHYNPSDLSGWVQSMLSELNNPNPNLDPLQPIVESPVLVPPPTTTTAADSSAINNVAGFSNSQIDDSEYDLRAIPGSAVYPQTDISDGSRKRFKSSTGSCSLLPSSSSLSSSNVCEQTRPVVLVDSQETGVRLVHTLMACAEAVQNENLELASALVKHISLLAASQAGAMRKVATYFAEALAFRIYRLYPQDCHDASMLDVLQMHFYETCPYLKFAHFTANQAILEAFTTASSVHVIDFGLKQGMQWPALIQALALRPGGPPVFRLTGIGPPQLDNTDALQQVGLKLKQLAETIGVQFHFRGLVANSLADIELSMLDIRPAEAVAVNSVFELHNMLARPGSIEKVLSTIKAIKPKIVTLVEQEANHNGTLFVDRFNEALHYYSSLFDSLEGSSGLVPQSQDLVMSEMYLGKQICNVVACEGVDRVERHETLTQWRSRLCSAGFEPVHLGSNAFKQASMLLALFAGGDGYRVEENNGCLMLGWHTRPLIATSAWQLASTDL; this is translated from the coding sequence ATGAACAAGAGGAATCACGGAGAGACCTCTTCTGGAGGTGGGTTTGGAGTGAAAGGTAGTGGTGAGTGTTCATCATcgagttcaagtgttaaagcaaAGATGTGGGATGAAGAGCAAGACGCAAGTGGAGGCATGGATGAACTATTGGCTGTGCTGGGTTACAAGGTGAAGGCTTCTGAGATGGCTAACGTGGCTGAGAAACTCGAGCAGCTCGAGATGGTTATGGGTACAACTCCAAATCTTTCATGTGATTCGACCGTTCATTACAACCCTTCTGATCTTTCCGGATGGGTTCAAAGTATGCTTTCTGAGCTtaataacccaaacccaaatctcgACCCTTTACAACCAATTGTTGAAAGCCCAGTTCTTGTTCCTCCTCCTACTACTACTACTGCTGCTGATTCCTCGGCAATCAACAACGTTGCTGGTTTTTCCAATTCCCAGATTGACGATTCCGAGTACGATCTGAGAGCTATTCCTGGTTCCGCTGTGTACCCACAAACGGATATCAGTGATGGAAGTCGAAAGCGATTCAAATCCTCAACTGGGTCTTGTTCGCTGttaccttcttcttcatctttgtCCTCGTCGAATGTGTGTGAGCAGACCCGGCCAGTGGTCCTTGTGGATTCGCAAGAGACCGGTGTTCGACTCGTGCACACACTCATGGCTTGTGCCGAAGCAGTCCAAAATGAAAACTTGGAGCTCGCGAGTGCTCTCGTCAAGCACATCAGTTTACTCGCGGCGTCTCAAGCTGGTGCTATGAGAAAAGTCGCTACTTATTTTGCGGAAGCTCTAGCTTTTCGAATTTACAGACTTTACCCACAAGATTGCCACGATGCTTCCATGCTCGATGTGTTGCAGATGCACTTTTACGAGACCTGTCCTTACCTCAAATTCGCTCATTTCACAGCTAACCAAGCGATACTCGAGGCATTCACTACTGCTAGCAGCGTACACGTTATCGATTTTGGGTTGAAGCAAGGGATGCAATGGCCAGCACTGATACAAGCGCTTGCATTAAGGCCTGGTGGGCCACCGGTTTTTCGATTAACAGGTATTGGCCCACCTCAATTGGATAACACCGATGCTTTACAGCAAGTGGGTTTGAAGTTGAAGCAATTGGCCGAAACTATTGGCGTCCAATTCCATTTCCGAGGATTAGTCGCCAATAGTTTGGCGGATATCGAGCTATCCATGCTTGATATCCGCCCAGCCGAGGCTGTTGCTGTGAACTCAGTTTTCGAGCTTCACAACATGTTGGCTCGACCCGGCTCGATCGAGAAGGTGTTGTCTACGATTAAGGCCATAAAGCCCAAGATTGTCACTTTGGTTGAGCAAGAAGCTAATCACAATGGAACCCTTTTCGTGGACCGGTTTAACGAAGCTTTGCATTACTACTCGAGTTTGTTTGATTCTTTGGAAGGGTCATCCGGGTTGGTGCCACAGAGTCAAGACCTGGTTATGTCGGAGATGTATCTTGGGAAACAGATATGTAACGTGGTGGCTTGTGAAGGTGTTGACCGAGTTGAGCGACACGAGACATTGACTCAGTGGAGGAGTCGGTTGTGTTCGGCCGGGTTCGAACCAGTTCACCTCGGTTCCAACGCGTTCAAGCAAGCTAGTATGTTGTTGGCGTTATTTGCAGGAGGAGATGGGTATAGAGTGGAGGAGAATAATGGGTGTCTCATGCTTGGGTGGCATACTAGGCCTCTCATTGCAACCTCTGCTTGGCAACTCGCTTCCACCGATTTATAA